tttaataataataatatataaattttgatagaatGCGAGACGAGGCAGTTTGTTCTGGCTAATGCAGTATCAGTCTCTAATGGAAGCACGACCACAAGGATTACTAGAGATGTTAGAACCTATGCTAGTTCGACATGTAGCGATAGCAGGAGCTTTGCACTGCCTTCCATTCCTGGCCACATTACCATCTTTGTTACCAGACATTAGTGATGAACAATTAAAAGATGTACGTAACTCTTGAATGGACAAAttcaatacatataaaaaattaacttacagtttgaaacatataataatgtacttaaaaataaattctttataattaaattttaatatttattacgaattataagatttataaattcgtAAAAATCAGATTTGGATTTTtgtacttaattattatttaatttttgttttgcaGATAGGCATAAGTTGCGATACAGATCGTGCCGCTATAATGTTAGCAGTTGAGAATTATCTGGCAGAGATAAAACTAAATGAATCTACATCGCCCATAATGCCTTCCGCGCCTCTTGAAGAAGCGTCGACCAGCAATCAGGACTACAATTTTGTTCAGAATGTTAACATGATGGAATGTGTAATTTGCCTTGATTCGCAAGTAtgtttttcttacaattatctataaagaaatataaaatatataatttcacgtGTATGCATGcgcaagaataaataaatatatatatattcttctatgtgtgtatataattttttaggatattaataaaaaaaactttgtcacattatatctctcttttgtAGTGTGAGGTCATTTTTCTACCTTGTGGACATCTCTGCTGTTGCTCCACTTGTGCGGACAAAGTTTCTACAGGATGTCCAATGTGCAGGAGTATAATAGAACGCAAAGTTCGAATTATGCAGCCTTAAACTCGCGAAGTTCAATTTAATGCTCTTCGAAGGTATGAAAATAATACGCTATTCTTCTTAGACTGTGATTACACACATGCGTGCGCGAACaaaatgtctcgataatagttatttataatgcgcacaataattatatttaccatTGGTAATATAATGCTCATGTAAACGTCGATTCCATATATACATAGCATCCCATTTTATTGGAAACAACAGTATAAGACGTCAAGTCCACAAAATATGTAGCTGTTACTAATAAAATGGAATACTTTGAGTGCGTTTAAAGAGATATGCTATTAGTGTGCTCTATCTTTGTTGAACTTTCAGtaagtaacaaagatagaataaagtttttagtGAACGTTTCTTCGAACGTACcatttgtatgtgtatgtatatatatatatatatatatacatatatattatagagaaaatatgccaatattatatataatgactaTAACTCACAAAATTgttcaatctttttttgttttgaaaaaatgtatttaaaaataagaaaaaaatttatatatggtgtttcgaaaaattattcaagaaattacaagtattctaataattagtttttatatgtgcattctttctttttttttatcttgtttaGAAAACTTAAAACATTGATCAATTTCGTGAGTAGCTAGAATTTTAACAAACTCCAATTGTTTGCTGAAAGAGGGATGTTTTGATCAAGTCAATATTCACTTTTTCttagtaaattaaaacaatatttcacAAACTATCACAAATCTATTACAAACttcaatataatctttttacactttattgattatttaaaaagtatagaCAGAATATTACTACTAAATTAACTTTGTCCATTCAGATAAAtcttattgataaaaaatttattccttttttttgtttttattttatccataTCACTAAaaaccaaaagaaaaaaagaagcatacttctttttgtaaattcaatattaatttaatataaaaacttatgaTAAATGCAATGCACGAGTttctataattcttttatctatatatcataaatctatattacgcagatcgatttaaaaaactgCAAGTAGCTGgacaaaaaattttgcaaatttagccAAATCTGTACTtcaattcatataattaaaatatatacatatgacatGAAGTATttggttttaaatataaatttcaattatactttaatcgaaaatacagaggaaaaattaaaatttaaaattacttgaaGGAAACTGCAGATTATAGACATATTTCACATTCATAATACctgacatattttatacagtataactactttatataaatcgtgAACATATCCTTGTAGCTTACAGaacatataaaagattatagatatatttgaggaaaaatataaaacttgttaGTAATTGAAAgcaacaaaacaaaaaaccAGGGCCATATAACAAgcttttataacaaataattttttttacaacgaaattttgatataaacgTGATTATTTCTATGTGGGAACAGTTTTGATGAATCAATGCAAGTTGAATTCCACCTTTTTGTGCAAATATTGTTATTGTCACAATTTtggtctttaaaaaaaaattcctgttaaataatataataaactttgttTGTGCAAGTCATTGTTTTCCTttacagtttttaaataaatatatataacttccTATCCAACTTCCTTTTTgcaatatcttatattaaattatttatattgaaattatcttaATGCCATTAAAGTATGAATCAttaagctatatatatatcaatgaaataaatattaatttttttaaaatttttcatgcatttattttgatctttttttgtttgaagataatttttttataaatgtcaaattattactattaaactaattaaactaacaatatgcttatttatataaacaagatAATAAACCTAGTTCTTAGAAAACTGTAATTTCTCTCCCTGCTTCTTCATCTTCACCATTCATATCATCCTCATCTTTCTtttgttgtttcttttttgatGTTGcatcctttttctctttttgaaCTTTTCTAAAATTCTCTAAAGATTCTTGTAGCGGATCAACAAACTGATCAAATTCAATATCCACCATTGCTTGAATCACATCTTGTCCACTAATTGTTTTACGGTTGCCTTTCTTGGCTATTATATTAGCAGATGATGTGAGATagagtataaaaatagatgCAGCCTTTGCCACTGCTGTTCTAGCATCTTTTCCAACCGTCACTCCCTCTGGTAAAGCTTCCTTAATGATTCGTGTCACAACTGCATTGGGTAGGTTCAGATCTTCTAATCGCTCAGCCATCtaattatcattcatatatgtttataatcttatatatctaGCATTATAagtattgcaattttataaatctgtgCAACTATTGTGATATTCAAAAaggatttaataataaaatgaaagtatGGCGTAAtacaaagtaaaattacaatataaatgtaatttgcatttataaattgttttatgattgtaaaatacaatgtaaatatattaagaaacagaaaatgaaattagtataaagttactttatataagcaatgataaaatttctagaagcgaagaataataataaaaaatgtaaacagaAATTacgatagaaattattattattaccttGATCTTAAAATGTATTAGAGCGTATCTATCAAAGACTTTGAGGTTAGATTTTTTCCCGCTAGCGAGTTTGACGAGTATGTACAAAGAACAGAACAGTTTCACTGTGCATAAATATAGTAAGAATCAACGGCAGATCAAACTTGACAAAATTAGAAGATATATTTGCGAAAtgacaaaatacaataattacatttttatcgaaTACGCAATCATACGtccaagaaaaatttaaataaataaaaatgttggaCCCACACACAACAAAAAGTAGACGTGGAATAATCCAACAAAGAAGGCTTAAGGATCGACAGGAGGCACTGTGCAGGCTCCTATCGGCCGGCTGTGAACTACAGTTTCGCAAGAATATTATTGGGCCTGTTCGTTTTAGCTGAACTAGTGCATTAAGTTCAGCTAAAACCAACAGACCTATTATTACggccaaaataaaaaaaaaaaaaaaaaaatttgtgataGTTTGTAATCAGTAGGATATTGTCCGCAGATCGCTACAGAGcgatttttttgagaaaaaggtcgaaataaaatttccaaaatgTGCTGATGACCGCGGCTCAGG
This sequence is a window from Anoplolepis gracilipes chromosome 10, ASM4749672v1, whole genome shotgun sequence. Protein-coding genes within it:
- the Chrac-14 gene encoding DNA polymerase epsilon subunit 3 — protein: MAERLEDLNLPNAVVTRIIKEALPEGVTVGKDARTAVAKAASIFILYLTSSANIIAKKGNRKTISGQDVIQAMVDIEFDQFVDPLQESLENFRKVQKEKKDATSKKKQQKKDEDDMNGEDEEAGREITVF